From one Mya arenaria isolate MELC-2E11 chromosome 4, ASM2691426v1 genomic stretch:
- the LOC128230033 gene encoding uncharacterized protein LOC128230033: protein MADMRDSPRDVASYLRKVRKPLVERQRRERMNASIDRLKLLIADTIRQQVSPMTRVDKADILELTVFHLTRLQHQQRAVHVATEAKDANSYKAFYQTGFRDCAREAVTCVAVNGACDPVVTTNESRNLRSVYAQKRNSIQAAGGGIEEDENRIPQIENQEPCTYSHQGHNPRAVFMSTPRRSDERLNRLTGQITIPSMGTQDCSPISQMTKVHDNVIIHNSSTSGLSFDSNDSGLSNLDESADSQSQNRGVSLGSDGCFSFDRSNDDAVVQVTRYDVWRPW, encoded by the exons ATGGCTGACATGCGGGATTCCCCACGGGACGTTGCTTCGTATCTGAGAAAG GTACGCAAGCCCCTAGTTGAGCGTCAACGACGTGAGAGGATGAATGCAAGTATTGACCGTCTCAAGCTCCTTATCGCGGACACCATCCGACAACAG GTGTCGCCAATGACGCGTGTGGACAAAGCGGACATCCTGGAGCTCACCGTGTTCCATCTGACACGGCTACAGCATCAGCAGAGGGCCGTTCACGTAGCAACCGAAGCCAAGGACGCCAACTCATACAAAGCCTTCTATCAGACCGGTTTCCGGGATTGCGCACGGGAGGCGGTCACATGCGTTGCTGTAAACGGCGCTTGTGATCCGGTAGTAACGACCAATGAGAGCCGAAATTTGAGGAGCGTCTATGCACAGAAGCGGAATAGCATCCAGGCTGCTGGAGGAGGGATTGAGGAAGATGAGAATCGGATTCCACAGATAGAAAACCAAGAGCCCTGTACATATAGTCACCAAGGCCATAACCCACGGGCCGTTTTCATGTCAACGCCGAGAAGATCGGACGAACGGTTGAACCGATTGACGGGTCAAATCACAATACCCTCTATGGGAACTCAGGATTGCTCGCCGATCTCGCAGATGACAAAAGTCCACGATAACGTCATCATACATAATTCCAGCACTTCCGGTTTGAGTTTCGACAGCAATGATTCTGGATTATCCAACCTCGACGAGTCTGCTGACAGTCAATCACAAAACCGAGGTGTATCTTTGGGGTCAGAtggttgtttttcatttgaccGAAGTAACGATGATGCAGTCGTGCAAGTGACCAGATACGATGTTTGGCGCCCGTGGTAG
- the LOC128231988 gene encoding uncharacterized protein LOC128231988, translated as MDELRVLEQHIQTLGDEVVQKIENARKEDNLESYGSKSTALKQNLQKYYLETCSALDLGPMFDIDSPNLVEVYMPPKLSKSTVIKGSSSIGFKSKIDRSDIKEFDEVFRNTGEQAKHIYITAKAGVGKSTFCKFIVRLWCAFQTNNTEDIESLKSRGAGTYLNICKELKNVQYVFYACLIQSRSRLCEMDDIVFHQVIRRLSKSEDYDMKFLQEILDKERCLMIFDGLDEWSHPDVEKYPCFEEDTESPHARSRENCTVMVTSRHWKLGLQKMHSKKSNICVEIMEMNDTNIQSLVKQAFTLLVGDSEPLKEIEEFFRFIERKGLQNLIHNTLVALQLLSLWYEGHSLGNTKCQVYCNVLEMMFANVLQRNPHIQYYVAEDHQRSATIRCLQTRRHCLKFQEYIRNLGKMAFYSLFDVETLEAQIASNPSKSLDIHNTEELGLLTGLISKTQLHSSSVVPRYEYSFLHKTYQEILACVYIASIPYKSEEHERLAETIKSSSQTLSYDMMLFLIGMHGACAQDMFEIEICKQICFVKVQ; from the exons ATGGATGAGCTTAGAGTTTTAGAGCAGCATATTCAAACCTTAGGCGATGAAGTGGTTCAGAAGATCGAAAACGCTAGAAAAGAGGACAACCTGGAAAGTTACGGATCAAAATCTACAg ctttaaaacaaaatctgcaaaaatattatttggaaaCTTGTTCTGCTCTCGACCTTGGACCGATGTTTGACATTGATAGTCCGAACTTGGTTGAAGTATATATGCCTCCTAAACTGAGCAAGTCAACAGTAATCAAAGGTTCTTCGAGTATtggttttaaaagtaaaatagatCGATCTGATATAAAAGAGTTTGACGAAGTGTTTCGAAATACGGGAGAGCAGGCAAAACACATCTACATCACCGCTAAAGCTGGGGTAGGAAAATCAACCTTCTGCAAATTCATTGTGCGCCTATGGTGCGcgtttcaaacaaataatacagAAGATATAGAAAGTCTGAAGTCAAGAGGAGCGGGAACGTACTTGAATATTTGCAAGGAGCTCAAAAACGTGCAGTATGTTTTTTATGCGTGTCTAATTCAATCTAGATCAAGACTGTGTGAAATGGACGATATTGTTTTTCATCAGGTTATCAGACGATTATCGAAGTCTGAGGATTATGATATGAAGTTTCTCCAGGAAATTCTAGATAAGGAACGATGTTTGATGATATTTGATGGGCTTGATGAATGGAGTCACCCGGATGTGGAGAAATATCCATGCTTTGAAGAAGATACAGAGTCACCACATGCAAGAAGTAGGGAGAACTGCACCGTTATGGTTACATCGAGACATTGGAAGCTCGGGTTGCAAAAAATGCAttctaaaaaatcaaatatttgtgtGGAAATAATGGAAATGAATGACACAAACATACAGTCACTTGTTAAACAAGCCTTTACTCTTCTAGTGGGCGATTCGGAGCCTTTGAAAGAAATCGAAGAGTTCTTTCGATTTATTGAACGAAAGGGTTTACAGAATTTAATTCACAATACCCTTGTTGCTTTGCAGTTGCTCTCGTTGTGGTATGAAGGCCATTCGCTCGGCAATACGAAATGCCAGGTTTATTGTAATGTATTAGAAATGATGTTTGCCAACGTCTTGCAAAGAAATCCACATATACAATATTATGTTGCTGAAGATCATCAACGGTCTGCTACAATAAGGTGCTTGCAGACACGACgtcattgtttgaaattccAAGAGTACATACGAAACCTGGGCAAAATGGCGTTTTATTCGTTATTTGATGTTGAAACATTAGAGGCACAAATAGCTAGTAATCCTTCTAAAAGTCTTGACATACACAACACAGAGGAACTTGGACTGCTTACAGGACTCATTTCGAAAACACAGTTACACTCTTCTTCAGTTGTTCCAAGGTATGAGTACAGTTTCCTCCACAAAACGTACCAAGAAATCTTAGCTTGCGTCTACATTGCATCAATTCCTTATAAAAGCGAGGAGCATGAACGCTTAGCAGAGACCATAAAGTCTTCAAGCCAAACATTATCGTACGACATGATGCTGTTTCTGATTGGAATGCATGGAGCATGTGCACAAGATATGTTTGAAATTGagatttgcaaacaaatatgcTTTGTCAAAGTCCAATAA
- the LOC128230035 gene encoding uncharacterized protein LOC128230035, whose product MADMRDSPRDVASYLRKVHKPLVEHQRRERMNASIDRLKLLIADTIKQQVPPMTRVDKADILELTVFHLTRLQHQQRAVRVATEAKDAASCIASYQTGFRDCAREAVTYIYVNVACYPDVKTNISRHLRSACAQKQNNSQAAGGRIENDDYRIPQIENQKPLTYCYQGHNPRAVLMSTLRRSDERLNGLTNQITISSMRTQDCSPISQMTKSHDDLIIHNSSTSGLSFDSNDSGFSNLDVSADSQSPNQGESLGSDGCFSFDRSNDDAVVQVTRDNVWRPW is encoded by the exons atggctGATATGCGGGATTCCCCACGGGACGTTGCTTCGTATCTGAGAAAG GTACACAAGCCCCTAGTTGAGCATCAACGACGTGAGAGGATGAACGCAAGCATTGACCGCCTCAAGCTCCTTATCGCGGACACCATTAAACAACAG GTGCCACCAATGACGCGTGTGGACAAGGCGGACATCCTGGAGCTCACCGTGTTCCATCTGACACGGCTTCAGCATCAGCAGAGGGCCGTTCGCGTAGCAACCGAAGCCAAAGACGCCGCCTCATGCATTGCATCATACCAGACCGGTTTCCGGGATTGCGCACGGGAGGCGGtcacatacatatatgtaaacgTAGCGTGTTATCCGGATGTTAAAACCAATATAAGCAGACATTTGAGGAGCGCCTGTGCGCAGAAGCAGAATAACAGTCAGGCTGCTGGAGGCCGGATTGAGAATGATGATTATCGGATTCCGCAAATAGAAAATCAAAAGCCCCTTACATATTGTTATCAAGGCCATAACCCACGGGCCGTTTTGATGTCAACGCTGAGAAGATCGGACGAACGGTTGAATGGATTGACGAATCAAATCACAATATCCTCTATGAGAACTCAAGATTGCTCGCCGATCTCACAGATGACAAAAAGCCACGATGACCTCATCATTCATAATTCCAGCACTTCCGGTTTGAGTTTCGACAGCAATGATTCTGGATTTTCCAACCTCGATGTGTCTGCTGACAGTCAGTCACCAAACCAAGGTGAATCTTTGGGGTCAGAtggttgtttttcatttgaccGAAGTAACGATGATGCAGTCGTGCAAGTGACCAGAGACAATGTTTGGCGCCCGTGGTAG